The following coding sequences lie in one Cotesia glomerata isolate CgM1 linkage group LG5, MPM_Cglom_v2.3, whole genome shotgun sequence genomic window:
- the LOC123264847 gene encoding homeobox protein HMX2-like, whose product MKEDLDMSSQSSEYPGYCDSSDESVITDQRSDPRAVSSPISSAFSIDSILGKKDLRKSESAVEFNDKSDKSYQEFKEQAHVIRPLAISSNPANYFYEHGANESYPAFEGLGNPGYSASLASASFIYTNWFSQNKTNPLFGLQAPKPSGRRSRKPGIDRKPRQAYSAKQLERLEAEFKVDKYLSVSKRMELSKTLSLTEVQIKTWFQNRRTKWKKQLTSRLKIAQRQGIFPPAYLTHTQYPLLPYYASPLIFNSSSSDEIMSSSIVVNQPISEERL is encoded by the exons atgaaagaagaTCTTGACATGTCGAGCCAGTCCTCGGAATATCCGGGGTACTGTGATTCAAGTGATGAAAGTGTAATTACTGACCAGAGAAGTGATCCACGCGCTGTTTCTTCGCCGATATCCAGTGCTTTTTCTATAGACAGCATACTTGGGAAGAAAGATCTCCGGAAAAGTGAATCCGCAGTTGAATTTAATGACAAAAGTGATAAAAGTTACCAGGAATTTAAGGAACAAGCTCATGTTATACGACCGCTAGCAATATCTTCTAATCCtgcgaattatttttatgaacatg gTGCAAATGAAAGTTATCCAGCTTTTGAAGGATTAGGAAATCCTGGATATTCAGCTTCATTAGCTTCAGCTTCTTTTATCTATACAAATTGGTTTagtcaaaataaaacaaaccCATTATTTGGGCTTCAAG cTCCTAAACCGAGTGGAAGAAGATCGAGAAAACCTGGAATAGATCGCAAACCAAGACAAGCTTATAGTGCCAAACAATTGGAACGACTTGAAGCTGAATTTAAG gTTGATAAGTATTTGAGCGTAAGCAAGCGAATGGAATTATCAAAAACATTGAGCCTAACAGAAGTACAAATAAAAACATGGTTTCAAAATAGGCGAACAAAGTGGAAAAAACAGCTGACTTCTCGATTAAAAATAGCCCAAAGACAAGGTATTTTTCCACCTGCATATCTTACACATACGCAATATCCTCTGCTACCTTACTACGCGTCACCTTTGATATTCAATTCTTCTTCATCTGACGAGATCATGTCTTCCTCAATTGTAGTCAATCAGCCAATCTCCGAGGAAAggctttaa